One window of the Granulicella arctica genome contains the following:
- a CDS encoding Uma2 family endonuclease, which yields MNLSLVGVPLPLRLKPETPMSDEQLMTFCAANEILRVERDANGEVIVMTPTGAASGGRNMDISTDLNIWARLNGTGKAFDSSTGFTLPDGSMRSADVAWLLLSRWSALSKEQQRGFAPLCPDFVIELRSSTDSLADLRTKMKLWIANGVQLAWLIDPDHQAVTIYRPNHEPELLHHPTSVQGDGVMTGFELPMARIWC from the coding sequence ATGAACCTCTCCCTCGTGGGTGTGCCGCTCCCGCTACGTCTCAAGCCCGAGACGCCGATGAGCGATGAGCAACTCATGACCTTCTGCGCCGCAAACGAGATCCTGCGCGTGGAGCGAGATGCAAACGGAGAAGTGATCGTGATGACCCCGACGGGAGCTGCCAGCGGCGGCAGAAATATGGATATCAGCACGGATCTCAATATCTGGGCCCGACTCAACGGCACAGGCAAGGCCTTTGATTCGAGCACCGGTTTCACCCTTCCGGACGGCTCCATGCGGTCGGCAGACGTCGCATGGCTCCTGCTATCCCGCTGGTCGGCCCTGTCGAAAGAGCAGCAGCGCGGGTTCGCCCCACTCTGCCCCGACTTCGTAATCGAGTTGCGATCCTCGACGGATAGCTTGGCAGACCTAAGAACCAAGATGAAGCTGTGGATTGCCAACGGTGTTCAACTCGCCTGGCTCATCGACCCAGATCATCAAGCCGTGACCATCTACCGCCCCAACCACGAGCCCGAACTTCTACATCATCCCACTTCTGTGCAGGGCGACGGCGTCATGACAGGCTTCGAACTGCCGATGGCACGGATCTGGTGCTGA